The Microbacterium phyllosphaerae region AGCCGCCGCTGACGCAGACTCAGCGACAACGCCGCGCATCCCGGGACGGGATGCGCGGCGTTGTCATGAACGGGACCGTCAGCAGACGATGCGACCGTGGTTCATGATGTCGTCGTCGGGCGTGTCCTTGGTGACGAGCGCCTTGAGCGCTCCCGCGGCCATCGCGATCTTGCCCTTCGCCGGCTCCCAGAACTCGGTCACGGTCGGCGTCACCTTCAGGAGCGCGATGCCCGGGGTGTCGAGACCGTCCGCGAACCAGATCTCGAGCGACGGCGAGTAGAGCTCCTCCATCTTGGCCCGATCGTGCACGAGCGTGGCTTTGCCGGCGACCGAGACGTACCGCATCCCCTTCGCGTCGCAGTAGGAGAGCCCGACGTCGTGGTGCTTGCGTGCTTCGTCGACCTTCTCGGTGTCTTCCGCGGTGAAGAACCAGATGTCTCCGGCGTCGTCCATCTGTCTCGTCGACATCGGTCGGCTCACGAGGTTGCCGTCATCGTCGGTCGTCGTCAGCATCGTGAAGTCGATGTCCTCCACGAGCTCGGCGACGCGAGCCAGTGCTTCGGGTCCAGTGATCTCTGTCATGCCGACAGCATCGCGCGGGAGCCGCGCGCGGGCACGGGGATTGACAGGGAGGCGGCCACATGATCGCGAGCGGCGTTGCGCCCCACGCGTCTGGCGACGCGTGACAGGCTGGCTTCATGACAGAGGAACCGCTGCCGGAATCGCTGAGCACCGAGATCAACGCCGTGCTGGATGAAGCCGGGATCAAGACCGACCGTCGTCTGGTGATGCGCATGATGCGCACGGCGGTGCTGCTGGGCGAGGACGGCACCGACAGGCTCGACCTCAAGATCGCATCCGCGGCGCTGGCCGAGATGCGCGATGCCTTCCGGCTGTTCGCGCCGTTCGAAGGAGTCCCCAAGGTCACCGTCTTCGGATCCGCACGCACGCGTCAGGACGACCCTCTCTACATCCAGGCACGCAAGGTCGCGGAGGCCCTCGCTGCGGACGGCTGGATGGTGGTGACCGGTGCCGGACCCGGGATCATGCAGGCGGCGGCGGAGGGGGCAGGCCCCGCGCTCTCGTTGGGCGTCTCGATCCGACTGCCCTTCGAGGAGAAGGCGAACAGCCTCGTCGCGGGAAGCGATCACGTCGTCGCGATGAAGTATTTCTTCACCCGCAAGCTCATGCTCATCAAGGAATCCATCGGCTTCATCTGTCTTCCCGGGGGATTCGGCACGCTCGACGAGATGTTCGAACTCCTCACGCTGCAGCAGACGGGCAAGGCCGAGCCCACACCGATCGTTCTCCTCGACGAGCCCGGAGGCACGTTCTGGAACGGTCTCAAGCGCTTCATCGACGAGGACCTCGCACCGACCGGTGTGATCTCCGAGGGCGACTTCGACCGCGTCGTCATCACGGACTCGGTCGAATCCGCGGCAGCCGTGATCGCCGGCTTCTGGCGCAATTACGACTCGCTGCGCTGGGTGGGTGACACACTCGTGCTCCGCCTTCGCGCGGAACCGACCGATTCCGAGATCGAAGGGCTCAACGAGCGATTCGCGGGGATGCTGGCAGGGGGCCGGATCGAGCGCACCGCGCCTCGATCACCCGAGGTCGCCGATGACGACGTGCTGCACCTGCCGCGCCTCGCCCTGCACCTCGACCAGCGCCAGGTCGGCAACCTGTTCCGTCTGATCGGCGCGATCAATTCTCTGGATTCTGCTCCCGCGCTCTGATGCCCGCCGCGAAGGCTGCGAGGTCGACCTCGTGCCCGAGTATGCGCTCGGCGGCGCGGTGCCCTGAATAGTACGCGGCCCCCACTGTGGCGGGTTCGTCTCCCCACGTGGCTTCTCCCGCGAAGTGCAGGACGCCGTCGACGGGGCCGGCCGCCTCGTCGTGATCGTGATGCGACGAACCGGCGGCCAGGTGCGAGTATGACCCGTTCGAGAACGGGTCGTGTCCCCAGCGGGTGATCCAGTGTGCTGTCGGCGCCCCCACGGAGTCTCCGTACAGCGCGCGCAGCGCGGCGACCACGTCGGCGACGATCTCGTCGTCGGGCAGGTCCTGCATCCGCCGTCCGAACGGGCCGGCCGCGAAGGTCAGAAGTGTCGGCAGTCCGCTGACGGCTGACACGTCGTACCAGGAATGCCAGTGCTCGCCCGCCTCGCCGAGCGCACGCAGCACATAGCTGCTCTCGTTCCAGAACCGCTCGGGGAACTGGATGAAGATCTTGTTGAAGACGCCCATGCCCAGGCGTGAGACGGGCGCGGCGACGGTGTCGGGCAGAGGCGGGACGAAATCGATCGAACCGGCCTTGAGCACGCCGAGCGGCACCGTGACCAGCGCGCTGCGGGCCGAGAACTCGCCGTTCTCGGTCGAGACGACGATCCCGTCGTCCGCGCGCGCGACTCGGGTCACGACGCTGTTCACGCGG contains the following coding sequences:
- a CDS encoding pyridoxamine 5'-phosphate oxidase family protein → MTEITGPEALARVAELVEDIDFTMLTTTDDDGNLVSRPMSTRQMDDAGDIWFFTAEDTEKVDEARKHHDVGLSYCDAKGMRYVSVAGKATLVHDRAKMEELYSPSLEIWFADGLDTPGIALLKVTPTVTEFWEPAKGKIAMAAGALKALVTKDTPDDDIMNHGRIVC
- a CDS encoding flavin monoamine oxidase family protein; the encoded protein is MTTYDTIVIGAGMSGVTAARMLADEGASVLVLEARDRVGGRMNTDRTAGFPVDLGASWVHGIAGSRLWDLVQALDIPTIEYTVGSFQAGGRPIENFDGEGRPMDAASTTQWVDDVASADRLLVEEIAASSPGDTYLDVTERALDRSGFAPERIDEIREFFRHRVEEQCGAWIGDLDAHGLDEDAIDGDEVIFPRGYDELPRRIGHGLDIRVNSVVTRVARADDGIVVSTENGEFSARSALVTVPLGVLKAGSIDFVPPLPDTVAAPVSRLGMGVFNKIFIQFPERFWNESSYVLRALGEAGEHWHSWYDVSAVSGLPTLLTFAAGPFGRRMQDLPDDEIVADVVAALRALYGDSVGAPTAHWITRWGHDPFSNGSYSHLAAGSSHHDHDEAAGPVDGVLHFAGEATWGDEPATVGAAYYSGHRAAERILGHEVDLAAFAAGIRAREQNPEN
- a CDS encoding TIGR00730 family Rossman fold protein, whose amino-acid sequence is MTEEPLPESLSTEINAVLDEAGIKTDRRLVMRMMRTAVLLGEDGTDRLDLKIASAALAEMRDAFRLFAPFEGVPKVTVFGSARTRQDDPLYIQARKVAEALAADGWMVVTGAGPGIMQAAAEGAGPALSLGVSIRLPFEEKANSLVAGSDHVVAMKYFFTRKLMLIKESIGFICLPGGFGTLDEMFELLTLQQTGKAEPTPIVLLDEPGGTFWNGLKRFIDEDLAPTGVISEGDFDRVVITDSVESAAAVIAGFWRNYDSLRWVGDTLVLRLRAEPTDSEIEGLNERFAGMLAGGRIERTAPRSPEVADDDVLHLPRLALHLDQRQVGNLFRLIGAINSLDSAPAL